From Clarias gariepinus isolate MV-2021 ecotype Netherlands chromosome 1, CGAR_prim_01v2, whole genome shotgun sequence:
ATTCAGCAGCCTTACATTCATTTTAGCTTGAAAATATGTGGCAGAAATTTTAAACACAATCTCTTATACATTTTTGCATTGTGGCATAGAGaatactacatacagtacattgaccAGCTTGTAAAAGACTTAGACACAATAGGCACAAACCTGAGTCTTGCTGAATGATGTTCCGATTGTGTGTTATGATAAGcactttatactgtagataacaaaaataatgaaagaaatcTAAAATTAAGTAAAGGGAATAAGTAGTTGTGTAGTAAGAAAAGCTATTCCAGAGGTAAGTacaattttgcattaaaaagttTCTAGAATAATGAGCCACAGATGCAGCATTTTTAACTGTTTGCACAATTATTGCACAATACTGCGAATGCTGAAAGAAGCAAAAAGCATGCACTTCATGATGAACTTtgaagactgttgcttcatCTTAGTGTCGTACCCATACACCCAAGTTTCATCACTGGTAATTAACCTTGTCAtgaaggcccgggtttgattacAGGCCAGaatcgattcccacctctgtgtgcatggagtttgcatgttttccacatgcttggtgggtttccactcTGGTGttctcccaaagacatgcagattaggctaattggcgttcccaaaattgtccgtgatgtgtgatgagtgtgtgtgccctaaaattgaattggcaccctgtccagggtgtaccccactaagtctcttgggataggctccaggctccccatgaccctgaatacaagataaagtggtatagtgagtgagtgtgggAGTTTCATCAGTTTTTGTTAATGCCTCTGGTTTCTCCTGATTATTCTCagctttaaaacacttttactcctttgttttttaaactgtgcTTTGAGTGTATATGTATGAAACTTTTACAATCTAGACAAATCGCCTATCAAAGTGGgagtgtccagtgtgtgtgtgtgtgtgtgtgtgcatgagtgtgtgtgtgtgtgtgtgtgtgtgtgtgtgtgtgtgtgtgtgtgtgtgtgtgtgtgtgtgtgtgtgtgcgtgtgtgcccgCACGTGTGTGCTTCCCCCCTGCCTGAAGTTCAGTGAATAGACATGACCCGAGACACCCTCAGCTCAGTCGTCCTCCACAACATGGATGGTGCACTGAGGATATTGCTGCTGGCAGTCCTGACTCTGCTGGTTTCTGCCCAGACATTCACTAACTACAAATACTTGCctgatatatataaaacacatgtTGACAAAGCGCTGAAGAAGGCAAACATTATCTTTGGAAAGGGTCATCATGTTGCTTTTCATTCACTCATAAACACTCCAAAGGTAAGTTCTGTTagcattttaagaaaataaaaaaaaaatttttttacttctgcACATATTTTGAATATGATATTGTCAGCTATTCATACGTATATGCATAATATATTTATACCAAAGACCTGGGCCATGTCGTACGGAAGTGTGTTGcattcacaaacaaaaaaaatttataaattttgcCTTACTCATTATGGTGAGTCATCATATCACTGTCAACTGGGATTTCATAGTAGTGCTAGCaatagctgctaaaacagcCAAATCTAGGTTTCTGGCTCCCTTCTTTCTTACAGATCTCAACAGTGCCTCCAACTAACTGCTTGTCATCCTCCAGACCAAAATTCCAGGGAGATTTTTTCTAAAAATCTCACCccttgtttgaaatgaatgagtgGCCACCAAAAGAGTGTTACATTAACAAAGATACAGTAACCAAGATGGCACAAGCAAAGACATATCGACTTTTATGAATGTGAACGGCATGACACGCAGATCTGATCTGACCAAAAATTaaaatgtggcttgtaatgtgaacataaaTGTGAAGTCAAAATGTCCCTGAGAACCTCTAGTGGCTGGCTGCAGTATAATTCTGTAACCCCGCCCATTTCCATATTTGAAGGGGACATATGgcaaagtttttaattttatctcCACAAATGATGTTCTggaatttttaacaatttattattgAACAGTGTGATCTCAATGGCAATACTGTATAGCTGTACAGAGCAAGTGATAATTTTCTTCATTTCTTATAGAGTTTGAGATAAACAGTACCTAACAGAATTGCATTGATGTCTGCCATTTTGATTTCTTTACTGCAGCAGAGTCCACAAAAAGCAACATGTCATGgctaaaagaaaaccactgtGTTGATGTAATTTATTTGCAAGAGCAAATgcacataatatactgtatgtacacataTATTACGTGCATAGTGATTAGCTACAGTATACAACAGAAGTGAGTACATCTCTGtattcacattttaaaattgtgttgcCTTACAATAATTTCAAGTTCATGTCTGAGTTAAATAGTGGGGTATATGcttttatgttgtgtgtgtgtgtgtgtgtgtgtgtgtgtgtgtgtgtgtgtgtgtgtgtgtgtgtgtgtgtgtgtgtgtgtgtgtgtgtgccctacaatggattggcactctgtccagggtgcaccctgcctcatgccctaagtctcctggcacTTTTGCCCCTTACAGATTAAACAGGAGAATTTAATCCACACTTGCAGGCTTTATATTACATGACTGACCAGTTCACTTATATtcaaaataaagtattttaaaaacagtattttaattGTGTCTTGTTTTTTACCCCTGTTTACAGATAAGGAAGAGCAACCTGAACATAAATGTCCTTCTGATGGTCACAACCTGCACAAAGGCTTCTAAGGACGCATATGAGCACCGAGATGaatgtaataaacaaaaagataaaACGGTGTGTATCACATTCTTATAAACctcaatttatttaaagttttgccttttctttctaacaaaaaaaaacgaataaaatttttatttaacgcAGCCCTGGATTGACTGTCTTGTGTGTACGACAAACAATGATGAAGAACTGGTTGATTGTGGAATGCTAAGAAAGGTCAACAATGTAAGTTGCACATATTTGGTAAATATAGCACATCGGGGAATAAACACCATatgaataaacttttttttttcttttgacagAAAATTCGTGATAAATTTCGAAGCAAATGTAGGAATTATTCTCACGGGCATGATGATGCATTGTATAGATAACAAGAAACAGTTTGGATGTCTCagatgtgtgtgaagctgcacAAATCCCAACAAGACAAATTCtaagtacacatacacacaggcacacacacatgcatttgtgTTCAATGCTTCACCAGTTCCTAACCTGGCATAAGCAAATCATGTTTATACCTTTATGACTTAATGCTTTACCATAATTAAACAAATCtcaatacatacatactgtatattctatacagtatgtcatgttAATCTTAATCTGACCCACTGTATCTACCACTTATGATTCATATTCCTTGTTCATGCTTACGATCATAGTCTTGATATTAACAAAATAGTTtgtttgctatttttttattttttttaaaagccaaataagaaaaatatgtaaaaaaaaaaaaaaaaaagtagcactATGGATATTTTAAcaaagtgagagaaagagagagagagaatttccAGATAtatttgcaaaaatcttaaaGCTCAGGTGCGGATCTTGAAGCTGTAAGTGTTACTTACTAATTTAAAGTATTagtttgttaattttgtttggCTAATACTGCTAAATGTAGCTTGTATTAAGATTTAGTAGCAATAGTTCTATTGTGTGTAGATATCTTACCAATGTGTGTTTAACTTTTATATCAATGAactgtgatgatgtcatcatgaATTAAAACTAGCTTCTGAAAACCTCCTCTTTTCCTTGTGTTCTGTTCATCAGAATATGGGTTGGAAATGCCTTATAATACCCCAAGCATAATTGGGTGAAAAGTGCCTATTTAACTGatttctgcattctgattggctaggaAAATTCACATCACCAAAGGGACATCCCAGAGTggtctatttttatttacaactaCACCCACTGAAATGGtgcatttgtttgtatttttttttttgttctgctgttttcacttttatttttaattacacatcAAGATTTGAAAAAGTTTAAATCTATGTATGGAATATAGGTTCCCATATCCCTGTCTCTTTAGTCTTTTTGCTTtctattccatttgtatttattattctttgcCATAAACAAACTAGTGCCCACTTTTACTgagattgtttaaaaatatttttctctaaaataaatttttttacatgccTGTGTTAAGAAAGTTGTCAtcaacacatacacatttaatcTCATATATCttggtgttttttctttctttcctttttaaaaaaaaacttgcttctCTTGTTATAATTCTCTAATTATTCTCTTACATTCTCATTACTGTGGAATCCTTCTGGGATGTATTTAAAAACAGACTAAGAAAAGCCCTAAAACTGTGTACAATAACTTTAGTGCAGGTCATCATGTTGCATTTAACTTGTGCTTTTTGTATAACATGCACTTGCTTAATCTGTTCTGTTTAGCAACTCAACCACAACCATCACCATCAGCTTGTTTACAGTTTCTTATAATACATAAAACCTTTTGGCCCATATATGGAATTAtctttctctttatctttaCCAAGTATCTGCTGATCTGCAGTTATCTGCTAGAGTTGGGGTGAGCATGGTACGCTTCTAGTAAGGAACTTAAactttactgtacattaattaactttaaatcaTAAATAGAGAAAAGGCATAAAATGCAGAAAGACATAAGCCATTTAGAGTCCATAGGCAAAACTTGAGTCTTGCAGCTTGATGCTGCAAAAAATGAGGAGTTAGGTAGTGAGCAACTCCTGTTTCAGAGCTGTGTATTAATGAAAATCCATAGTATTTAACACTGGACTATAactcaaaataaaattacataatcAGCATGTTGAGAATGTCTCAAACAATACAGTGAGCAATACAAGTGTCTGCTCGCAATAGCGATAAGGTAAGGTTAGTAATTTACCCTTTTTTGTAATTCCTGTTTTTGTCAAggactaacctgaggtgaccagaagacgtagctttagcggttagcccttttgtgcgtaggcaggataatcacgctatttgatctaaggactctcacaaatggggagcaagggaaagacacaatctaacccgggtcctataaatacacactcgatcaggaaataaagccaataaagtgagtactcacgattagatgaatgaatccgacgtagcatcggctaaactcaatgactgagcgaggtgctatggtttgtttactccctTTATACTTcttggttcgcgaccgcttaactttcgggtcctagtgccggttgcgtgccgagtgtgcatgacagtacccccctgtccaggactggctccagacggtcctgaggtggaggataccctgtgacggtagtcccggatgaggaTGAACCGCGCTGGAACCCAAGATCGCTCTTTGGGGCCATAGGCGATGGAGGTTTTTAGTTgatagccataccttgtcacctactgtACGTGGTACAAACGTCCCagagggtgtcggcggcgatgttggatgacgtagctggtgttggcACTTTGGATGGCGAGATTCGCTTGGTTCCACatccgccgacacctacggaccaactgttgggccgatggtacgtcaacctccggttcttgatggttgaacattggaggttggaaaccataccTCAgatgggcttaggttggtggctgaggacacgtggaggttgtgggacagttcggcccatttgaggtagcgggcccaggagcgctggcgatggGAAACAAAACACGTCAGGTAGCGCTctagttgttggttggtccgttccgtctgaccattagtctgggggtggtaactggatgacagactacaggtcgaattgatcagacggcaatagggccttccagaaccgggcggtgaaccgAGGCCCCCTGTTTGAGACGATGTAAGAAGgatggaaattatattgttcaaaaaataatgcccaccgtgcctgtcgtgggttGAGCTGTTTTAAGTTTTTGATGGTGATCAGGTTCTGATGATCGGTCCAGACaatgaatggctcactggcgccctggagccagtgacgccattcctccaaagcccactttatgcccaacagctcgcggtcccctaccccgtatcgctgctgagtggggtcaaat
This genomic window contains:
- the LOC128528447 gene encoding cystatin-like protein, whose product is MTRDTLSSVVLHNMDGALRILLLAVLTLLVSAQTFTNYKYLPDIYKTHVDKALKKANIIFGKGHHVAFHSLINTPKIRKSNLNINVLLMVTTCTKASKDAYEHRDECNKQKDKTPWIDCLVCTTNNDEELVDCGMLRKVNNKIRDKFRSKCRNYSHGHDDALYR